The window AGGCGGTACAGGCCGCGCGCCGGGCGATTCCGGCCTGGGCCGCGACCTCGCCGCTGGAACGCGCCGCGCTGCTGGGCCGTGTGCATGCGCTGCTGCTGGAGCGCAGCGAACTGTTCGCCCAGGCGCTGACGCTAGAGATGGGCGCACCCATCAGCTATGCGCGCACGGCCCATGTGCCGCTGGCCGCCGAACACCTGCGGGTGGCGCGCGACAATCTGGCCGACTACCCCTTCATCCGTCCACGCGGCACCACCGCCATCGTGCGCGAGCCGATCGGCGTGTGTGCGCTCATCACGCCCTGGAACTGGCCGATCTACCAGATCACCGCCAAGGTCGGCCCGGCGCTGGCGGCCGGTTGCACCGTGGTGTTGAAGCCGAGCGAGCTCTCGCCGCTGTCGGCCCTGCTCTTTGCCGAGATCGTCCATGAGGCGGGTGTCCCGGCCGGGGTCTTCAACCTGGTCAATGGCAGTGGCGCCGAGGTCGGTGCGGCCCTGTCTGCGCACCCGCAGGTGGACATGATTTCCATCACCGGTTCCACCCGCGCCGGCGTGCTGGTGGCGCAGGCAGCCGCCGTCACCGTCAAGCGCGTGGCCCAGGAGCTGGGCGGCAAGTCGCCCAACCTGGTGCTGCCCGATGCCGATCTCGAACGCGCCATCCCGCCCGGGGTGGCCGCCGCCTTGCGCAACATGGGCCAGTCCTGCAGTGCGCCCACGCGCCTGATCGTGCCGCGCGCGGCGCTGGCGCGGGTGCATGAACTGGCGCTGGCGACGCTGGCGCAGATGAAGGTGGGCGACCCGAACGATGCGGCCACCACCCACGGCCCGCTGGCCAATCGTGCGCAATTCCTGCGCGTGCAGCAGATGATCGAAGCGGGGCTGCA is drawn from Herbaspirillum seropedicae and contains these coding sequences:
- a CDS encoding aldehyde dehydrogenase family protein yields the protein MTSSPLTHLTRNARLDHFYIDGKWQPPQGSERAAVVAPATEERVCEIALGNAADVDQAVQAARRAIPAWAATSPLERAALLGRVHALLLERSELFAQALTLEMGAPISYARTAHVPLAAEHLRVARDNLADYPFIRPRGTTAIVREPIGVCALITPWNWPIYQITAKVGPALAAGCTVVLKPSELSPLSALLFAEIVHEAGVPAGVFNLVNGSGAEVGAALSAHPQVDMISITGSTRAGVLVAQAAAVTVKRVAQELGGKSPNLVLPDADLERAIPPGVAAALRNMGQSCSAPTRLIVPRAALARVHELALATLAQMKVGDPNDAATTHGPLANRAQFLRVQQMIEAGLQDGARLLAGGPGRPDGLAQGYYARPTIFSEVHTDMVIAQEEIFGPVLAILPYDTVEEAIAIANDTVYGLGAHVQGRDKDQVRAVAARIQSGQVHLNYPAWDPQAPFGGYKQSGNGREYGVEGMEEYMEVKAILGYYA